From the genome of Numida meleagris isolate 19003 breed g44 Domestic line unplaced genomic scaffold, NumMel1.0 unplaced_Scaffold687, whole genome shotgun sequence:
CTCCATAGGGCCCCCAAGACCCCCACACGGCCCCATAGGACCCCCATAGGACCCCCTCAGGGCCACCCCAGACTACATAGGGCTCACATAAAACCCCATAGgaccccccaggacccccataGGActcccacacagccccacagggacTCTCAGGACCCACATATGACCCCAGGACCCCCCAGCACCCCGAAAAGAcccccacacagccccatagGACTCTCAGGACCCCCATAGGAcccccacacagccccatagggacacTCAGGACCCACGTATGaccccccaggacccccccaGCACCCCTACACGGCCCCATAGGACCCCCAGGACGTTCCCAGggttgggggggtgggggggggttgCTCACTATGGGGCGGGCGCGGAGGGGCGGAGCCATGCGTAGAAGCTCCGCCTCCAGGAGGGGCTCCTTGCTCTGTGGGCGGAGACAAGGTTGAAGGGGCGGGGCCAGGAGTCACGTGACCCACCTAGTCACGTGACCCACCTAACCCTCCCCCCCCAACTCCAGTGGGCTCACCTTGAGCAGAGCGACCAATAGGGAGTGAGGGGCAGAGTGGGGGCGGGGCTTGTACTGCTCCTGTTGGCATAGGTGCTCATTGGGGGCGTGTCCTCGCTAAGCCCCACCCCCCCGATGGGTGTCATCCAATGAGGGTGGGGCACTCACGGTGGGCGGAGCCGCGGCGGGGGGCGGGGCCTGGGGAGCGGGAGCGGGGGGGCTCGGGGGGAGCCCTTGTTCTGCGGTAATTAAAAGGGAAATGAATATGCAAATCAGCATGCAAACTTACACGCAGTGACAGGTACACAAATGATACGCAGATTAGCACTCACTCCTTAAGCTCCGCCCACTCCCATAAGCCCCACCCACTCCCTAAACCCCGCCTCCCCCAACAAACCCACTCACCCATAGGTCCACCCCACCCATAGGCTCCGCCCACTTCCCAAGCCACGCCCACCCACCCCATAAGCCACACCCACCCCATAAGCACCGCCCACCCATCTCTTAAGCCACGCCCACCCTCTGCTCCCACCCAGCCATGTGACACCCACGCTTCCGAGTCCCACCCACTTCCGGCCCCGCCCACTTCCTGGTCCCCGCCCACTTCCGGCCCCACCCACCCACGCGGTGCTGCCGCATCCGCGTCTCGAGGCGCTGGCAGAGCCGAGGCCCGAAGTGCCGCAGAACTGCGGCGTCACGACCCGACCGCAGCGGGAGCGGGTAACGGGACAGCGAGCGGAGCGCCTGGGGGCACAGGAGCAGGGGTCACCACGGGGTCAAGGGGCACGGGGTCACCACGGGGTCAAGGGGCACGGGGTCACATGTTCCCAGCCCCAGAGCCCCACGTGTTACGCTGTGTGCTCTACGTTTCGTTCCCGTGCTCGATGTTCTCATACTTTACAGCCCACAAGCCACATCCCACGCCCCATAAGCTCGCACCCCATAGCCCAAACCCCTCACACCCCATATCCCAACCCCCACCCCCCACATCGCGCACCCCACGCCCCATATCCCACACCCCCCGTCTCATATCTCGCAGCCCATATCCCACACCCCATATCTCATGCCCCTCACCCTGTACCCCACACCCCATATCCCACCCCCTCCATNNNNNNNNNNNNNNNNNNNNNNNNNNNNNNNNNNNNNNNNNNNNNNNNNNNNNNNNNNNNNNNNNNNNNNNNNNNNNNNNNNNNNNNNNNNNNNNNNNNNNNNNNNNNNNNNNNNNNNNNNNNNNNNNNNNNNNNNNNNNNNNNNNNNNNNNNNNNNNNNNNNNNNNNNNNNNNNNNNNNNNNNNNNNNNNNNNNNNNNNNNNNNNNNNNNNNNNNNNNNNNNNNNNNNNNNNNNNNNNNNNNNNNNNNNNNNNNNNNNNNNNNNNNNNNNNNNNNNNNNNNNNNNNNNNNNNNNNNNNNNNNNNNNNNNNNNNNNNNNNNNNNNNNNNNNNNNNNNNNNNNNNNNNNNNNNNNNNNNNNNNNNNNNNNNNNNNNNNNNNNNNNNNNNNNNNNNNNNNNNNNNNNNNNNNNNNNNNNNNNNNNNNNNNNNNNNNNNNNNNNNNNNNNNNNNNNNNNNNNNNNNNNNNNNNNNNNNNNNNNNNNNNNNNNNNNNNNNNNNNNNNNNNNNNNNNNNNNNNNNNNNNNNNNNNNNNNNNNNNNNNNNNNNNNNNNNNNNNNNNNNNNNNNNNNNNNNNNNNNNNNNNNNNNNNNNNNNNNNNNNNNNNNNNNNNNNNNNNNNNNNNNNNNNNNNNNNNNNNNNNNNNNNNNNNNNNNNNNNNNNNNNNNNNNNNNNNNNNNNNNNNNNNNNNNNNNNNNNNNNNNNNNNNNNNNNNNNNNNNNNNNNNNNNNNNNNNNNNNNNNNNNNNNNNNNNNNNNNNNNNNNNNNNNNNNNNNNNNNNNNNNNNNNNNNNNNNNNNNNNNNNNNNNNNNNNNNNNNNNNNNNNNNNNNNNNNNNNNNNNNNNNNNNNNNNNNNNNNNNNNNNNNNNNNNNNNNNNNNNNNNNNNNNNNNNNNNNNNNNNNNNNNNNNNNNNNNNNNNNNNNNNNNNNNNNNNNNNNNNNNNNNNNNNNNNNNNNNNNNNNNNNNNNNNNNNNNNNNNNNNNNNNNNNNNNNNNNNNNNNNNNNNNNNNNNNNNNNNNNNNNNNNNNNNNNNNNNNNNNNNNNNNNNNNNNNNNNNNNNNNNNNNNNNNNNNNNNNNNNNNNNNNNNNNNNNNNNNNNN
Proteins encoded in this window:
- the LOC110391972 gene encoding WAS/WASL-interacting protein family member 3-like; this translates as MRQHRVEQGLPPSPPAPAPQAPPPAAAPPTEQYKPRPHSAPHSLLVALLKSKEPLLEAELLRMAPPLRARPIVSNPPPPPQPWERPGGPMGPCRGAGGVLGGHTWVLSVPMGLGDPEELELRPGHFEVVLCADVTEGSG